From a region of the Panicum virgatum strain AP13 chromosome 2K, P.virgatum_v5, whole genome shotgun sequence genome:
- the LOC120695168 gene encoding dehydration-responsive element-binding protein 1A-like has translation MARGSENCRDDQKPKSDHCEHDGQRLQEFIIISGIHPDGNAGRWVCKVRVPGHCGCKLWLGTFDSAKAAARAHDAATLGVVGLGVCLNFADSAWLLAVPASYTSLVEVRRPVAKAVEEFRRRESLRRRRMRDQPRTSSTPSSPGSVEDEASTDGEESSPAADDSPFELDLFGDLSSNLYYTSLAQAMLMEPPSTVAVYYDEGMADVPLWSY, from the exons ATGGCGCGGGGTTCTGAAAACTGCCGTGATGACCAAAAGCCCAAAAGTGATCACTGTGAACATGATGGCCAGCGCCTCCAGGAGTTCATCATCATCAGCGGCATCCATCCTGAT GGCAATGCCGGGCGGTGGGTGTGCAAGGTGCGCGTGCCGGGCCACTGCGGCTGCAAGCTCTGGCTTGGCACCTTCGACTCCGCCaaggccgcggcgcgcgcgcacgaCGCCGCCACGCTCGGCGTCGTGGGCCTTGGCGTCTGCCTCAACTTCGCGGACTCCGCGTGGCTGCTCGCGGTCCCAGCCTCGTACACCAGCCTCGTCGAGGTGCGCCGCCCCGTCGCCAAGGCCGTGGAGGAGTTCCGGCGCCGCGAGTCGctccggaggaggaggatgcgcGATCAGCCACGTACGTCGTCGACGCCGTCCTCCCCCGGCAGCGTCGAAGACGAGGCCTCGACCGACGGGGAGGAGTCCTCGCCTGCCGCCGATGACTCGCCATTCGAACTGGACCTGTTCGGTGACCTGAGCTCGAACTTGTACTACACGAGCTTGGCGCAGGCGATGCTCATGGAGCCACCGTCCACCGTCGCGGTCTACTACGATGAGGGCATGGCCGATGTGCCTCTCTGGAGCTATTAG
- the LOC120695167 gene encoding protein GOS9-like, with product MRWRRRGHCDVIKIPHCLESITVRTGLIVDSIQCSYLDQEGTLHTTDRWGGPGGFEHVTIKLGAGTSLKRMSGTYAPFSDDETVVITSLTFGTSDNVKYGPLGAGGGVTFDIHLNEASIVGFFVRAGWFIDAIGVYVRR from the exons atgcggtggaggaggagggggcactGCGACGTCATCAAGATCCCCCACTGCCTAGAGAGCATAACAGTCAGGACCGGCTTGATCGTTGACTCCATTCAATGTTCCTACCTAGATCAGGAGGGGACTCTTCACACTACAGATCGATGGGGCGGTCCAGGTGGATTCGAGCATGTTACG attaAACTGGGAGCTGGTACATCTCTCAAGAGAATGTCAGGAACGTACGCTCCATTTAGTGACGACGAAACAGTCGTCATAACGTCACTTACTTTTGGCACCAGTGATAACGTCAAATATGGACCTTtgggagcaggaggcggcgtgaCCTTCGATATTCATCTGAACGAGGCTAGCATTGTTGGCTTCTTCGTGCGTGCAGGGTGGTTCATAGATGCAATTGGTGTCTATGTTCGTAGGTAG
- the LOC120695166 gene encoding phytosulfokine receptor 1-like: MLRDSELSLVTSRSILIFSLMCQLPHGVWSCARADWIALSSFSNNIDTAIHGWPGAENQHSDDCCRWLGVRCCRLGAYGGELRVASLELAGRGLTGALPSALAGLDELRVLNLSRNSLHGDLPPELLHMPRLEVLDLSQNNLTGELGGADPSGASGLVHLDVSSNRLTSLRAGVFLGLPRLRTFSAESNQLTGVLPGSLSSCSELEYLNMANNSLHGNLGSNLNFSRMSRLRALHLGWNRLSGHLPASLSRCRDLRVVNLRRNHLSGPVPSDFRRLQALSFFDIGINRVTGIAPALRALQECRALAVLILTTNFQGEAMPGAGAAIRGFPSLRLLGIANCALRGAVPPWLRTSARLGVLDLSWNRLAGQLPPWLGGFDSLYRIDLSNNDLAGEIPPGLARLRSLAGSSPGAQVSMSEYGVRLYNWHVDRGQLWYNSNIPPSLDLSRNGLAGAIPPELGDLRALNLLNLSWNALSGPIPATLATLSALQTLDLSHNELAGEIPASLAGLTFLSCFDVSHNQLRGPVPAAAQFSTFPCSSFADNPGLHAEYCDGNPQLVKAPETVGSDIFGLPFWLGMIFGLYATMFVHVVVHC; the protein is encoded by the coding sequence ATGCTTCGTGACAGCGAGCTCTCTCTCGTGACAAGCAGGTCGATCTTGATCTTCTCTTTGATGTGCCAGCTCCCTCATGGCGTCTGGAGCTGCGCTCGGGCCGACTGGATCGCACTCTCTAGCTTCTCTAACAACATCGACACGGCGATCCACGGGTGGCCAGGCGCAGAGAACCAGCATTCCGACGACTGCTGCCGGTGGCTCGGGGTTCGTTGCTGCCGGCTCGGTGCatacggcggcgagctccgggtGGCCAGCCTAGAACTCGCCGGCCGGGGACTCACCGGCGCCCTGCCAAGCGCGCTGGCTGGACTGGACGAGCTGCGCGTTCTCAACCTCTCCCGGAACTCGCTCCATGGAGACCTCCCGCCAGAGCTTCTTCATATGCCGCGCCTGGAGGTGCTGGACCTGAGCCAGAACAACCtcaccggcgagctcggcggcgcggatcCGTCGGGTGCCTCCGGGCTCGTGCACCTCGACGTCTCCTCCAACAGGCTAACAAGCCTGCGGGCCGGCGTGTTTCTCGGGCTTCCACGGCTACGGACGTTCTCCGCCGAGTCGAACCAGCTCACCGGAGTCCTGCCCGGCTCCCTGTCGTCGTGCTCGGAGCTCGAGTACCTGAACATGGCGAACAACTCCCTCCACGGCAACCTTGGTTCGAATCTGAACTTCTCTCGAATGTCGAGGCTCCGCGCCCTCCACCTCGGCTGGAACCGGCTGAGCGGCCACCTCCCGGCAAGCCTCTCGCGCTGCCGGGACCTCAGGGTGGTCAACCTTCGCCGCAACCACCTCTCCGGGCCGGTCCCGTCAGATTTCCGGCGCCTGCAGGCGCTGTCCTTCTTCGACATCGGCATCAACCGCGTCACCGGCATAGCGCCGGCGCTCCGGGCGCTCCAGGAGTgccgcgccctcgccgtccTCATCCTCACCACCAACTTCCAAGGCGAGGCGatgcccggcgccggcgccgccatccgCGGGTTCCCAAGCCTGCGGCTGCTCGGCATCGCCAACTGCGCGCTCCGCGGCGCCGTGCCGCCGTGGCTGCGCACCAGCGCCCGCCTGGGCGTGCTGGACCTGTCGTGGAACCGGCTGGCCGGCCAGCTCCCGCCGTGGCTCGGCGGCTTCGACTCGCTCTACCGGATCGACCTCTCGAACAACGATCTCGCCGGCGAGATCCCGCCCGGCCTCGCGCGTCTGAGATCGCTCGCCGGCAGCTCCCCCGGCGCGCAGGTGTCCATGTCCGAGTACGGCGTGCGGCTGTACAACTGGCACGTCGACCGGGGCCAGCTCTGGTACAACAGCAACATCCCGCCGTCGCTGGACCTGAGCCGGAACGGCCTGGCCGGCGCGATCCCGCCGGAGCTCGGCGACCTCCGGGCACTCAACCTGCTCAACCTGAGCTGGAACGCGCTGTCCGGGCCGATCCCGGCCACGCTCGCGACCCTGAGCGCCCTGCAGACGCTCGACCTGTCGCACAACGAGCTCGCCGGGGAGATACCGGCGTCACTCGCGGGGCTGACCTTCCTGTCGTGCTTCGACGTCTCCCACAACCAGCTGCGCGGCCCTGTCCCCGCCGCTGCACAGTTCTCCACGTTCCCGTGCTCCAGCTTCGCCGACAACCCTGGCCTCCACGCCGAGTACTGTGACGGCAACCCCCAGCTGGTGAAAGCGCCGGAGACCGTTGGAAGCGATATTTTTGGGCTGCCGTTCTGGCTTGGGATGATCTTCGGCCTCTATGCCACCATGTTTGTTCATGTGGTTGTGCACTGCTAG